The genomic segment AACAAACTATTACAACAAATAAAAAACTcgattaatgaagaagaagactgAAAGTGTTAAACcctaaagaaaaattaaaaatctcACCATTTTTTTGGGGTGTTAGAAAGGATCAATCGAAGGAGATAAAGAGGAGTAAATTTTGGGAATAAAATCTTgcttgcagaatctgatcaaatcGATCAAAGACCTTGAATCTTCATCGCCAATCGCCAGAGCTTTCCTAACCGAGAGAGAAAATGAAACAAATGATTTAGGATTTGGTTCTGTTATTGATGTATATCAAGGTTGTTTTCGGTATTTTAAAAAATGTCACACGTGTGGTTGGACCAGTGGATAAAACTTTGGGTCCAAAATTTTAATTTGTTATAGAAATGGACCACCGATTAATGGACTCCTAATGGATGGACCTGCCATTAACTAGAACCACAATAATAGTACCCATTGGTAATTCCTACAAAAGAATATGCCCTCCCCGCTGGAAGTTACCATTTTGCAGACTCCGATCATACTTTCGTCCTTCTCACCAAGATCTCCTAAAAGTCTTTCCTGATACATTTTCTCTTGGGCATGCTCTCTCGGGTCAGAGACAACGGTTTCTAAGGAAACTTGCCGTTCAACATACTGTTTTTTCCCACCTCGGATGTCATATTTAATGGCTTTTACCGACCGTACAAATTTAGCCGTTCTTGATGTCTGATTCATATGGCAGTCCTGCTAATCAGAAGGCCGAGAGTAGAGTAAAATTGTTAAAAATGTATCCATTAGGACTCAAGAGATCACGCATACCAGATTAAGCAGCTTGGAAGGAATTGTAACTTGGAGCGGCTTCTGCTGGGAGTTAAGACCAGTAGTTGCAGGTGCACAACTTTTAGATGGCTGACGATATGCAGCTTCCTTTGAAGGATTTCTTGTAGAAGTAAACGTAGTTCGAGTTTCGTGGAAGGGCTGACCAGTAGTTACAATAACTCGAAATCGTCTTCCTTGTTTATTAATGACGGGGAACACCCCTGTCCAGCTTTCCCCCATGAAAGTTCTATGAATAATTTCGCATCCATCTTTATAGTCCTGCTCGTCAACAATCAGGTGAAGACTATTACGACCAATGGCTTCTGATGCAGAATAACCATACAAGCCTTCAGCAGCTCGATTCCTGCAATCAGTAGGATCCTTAACTTAATGTTATAAGCATATTTTCTTTCAACTCAACTGAAGGGACTCAAGGGATTTATGACTTACAGAACCCTCAAAGCTACGTAATAAAAAGAACTCACCAGTAAATTATCAGATTTTTGTCATCAACAATATGAATTGCCTGACCAATTGACTGCAAGATATTGTACGAGTCAAGGATACTTCTCTCTATATGTTTGGATGAAGCGGAACCAATTTTCCATGTTGGCAGCGTTTCGCCATGACTCCAACCAATCTCTCTACATGAACTGGTTGGTCCGGGTCGTTGAGCTGAATCTAATGGAGACTGGTTACTGCAATCTATATTTTTAATTCCAAAATCAACGCCAATG from the Papaver somniferum cultivar HN1 unplaced genomic scaffold, ASM357369v1 unplaced-scaffold_10440, whole genome shotgun sequence genome contains:
- the LOC113327615 gene encoding uncharacterized protein LOC113327615, with the protein product MEYDTQLQEQLLKKIEELDVEDANLRDEMAKLACYGASSGIGVDFGIKNIDCSNQSPLDSAQRPGPTSSCREIGWSHGETLPTWKIGSASSKHIERSILDSYNILQSIGQAIHIVDDKNLIIYWNRAAEGLYGYSASEAIGRNSLHLIVDEQDYKDGCEIIHRTFMGESWTGVFPVINKQGRRFRVIVTTGQPFHETRTTFTSTRNPSKEAAYRQPSKSCAPATTGLNSQQKPLQVTIPSKLLNLDCHMNQTSRTAKFVRSVKAIKYDIRGGKKQYVERQVSLETVVSDPREHAQEKMYQERLLGDLGEKDESMIGVCKM